Proteins encoded by one window of Pecten maximus chromosome 15, xPecMax1.1, whole genome shotgun sequence:
- the LOC117344054 gene encoding uncharacterized protein LOC117344054: MAGKGGYPGNMPPGYQQPQGTYPGGPVPPPYSAQPQTAYPGPTVIVQQQRVIAAPPPRSSHGILGFLSKEVNAVGRMTEREINYVADKAFGSIDQNATYPVLDHFQTNNVIQLVSRASGHTIQIVVSPTGQLVVDGAGQEGPNVPNAIWTVVNEGKNQVRLHNNNNYLAISNGNTCLVNMPPGSKHGVETLLQLSSFGNQFVSLMSKKVHGQYVGVLPSGQLKAALATGCGDHGQFGVRLIYSPYPPQAHKK; the protein is encoded by the exons ATGGCAGGAAAAGGTGGTTACCCAGGAAACATGCCGCCAGGTTATCAACAACCCCAAGGAACCTATCCAGGTGGACCAGTGCCTCCTCCCTATAGTGCCCAGCCTCAGACTGCTTACCCTGGG CCAACAGTTATAGTCCAACAACAGAGAGTAATTGCTGCCCCACCTCCAAGGAGCTCA CATGGTATACTAGGTTTCCTGTCCAAGGAGGTGAATGCTGTGGGGAGAATGACAGAACGTGAGATTAACTACGTAGCAGATAAGGCGTTCGGCTCTATTGACCAGAATGCTACCTACCCAGTACTG GATCACTTCCAGACAAACAATGTAATCCAGCTGGTGTCTCGAGCTAGTGGTCACACTATTCAGATTGTGGTGTCACCTACAGGACAACTAGTCGTGGATGGTGCAGGTCAAGAGGGACCAAATGTACCGAATG CTATCTGGACAGTGGTTAACGAAGGCAAAAATCAGGTGCGTCTTCATAACAATAACAACTACCTGGCCATCTCCAATGGTAACACTTGCCTCGTCAACATG CCACCAGGAAGCAAACATGGTGTAGAAACTCTACTTCAGCTGTCCTCATTTGGTAACCAGTTTGTCTCTCTCATGTCAAAGAAGGTGCATGGTCAATATGTGGGTGTGCTGCCCTCTGGACAACTCAAGGCCGCGCTCGCCACTGGGTGTGGTGACCATGGACAGTTTGGCGTCAGACTCATT TACTCACCTTACCCACCTCAGGCCCACAAGAAGTAA
- the LOC117343782 gene encoding out at first protein-like, whose amino-acid sequence MDALPHTFLLASFVFFIHQTTSQLVVNVKNRGGDVVIETIQANTSNDVVQLEFQNTDGTIVHQLIDYKSEAQIFRAHVLWEEEQGFSQYKPQVLCFVTRFNKNEFISADAMSKLRQKNPTAIRQPEEERPPELHTMDTQVFQDRGGLISPYLTNTCSDSGDTIYTKESDIRLWARAPGRDGLMGTVQRLYPTKYQHCHQVEDVTKPCLCTYSLTVGWYPCGLKYCRGKDSTGKYVSYRCGIKTCKRHLSFDFVSKQKMFCMWDET is encoded by the exons ATGGACGCTTTGCCCCATACCTTTTTGTTGGCTTCGTTTGTGTTTTTCATTCATCAAACTACTTCCCAGCTGGTTGTCAATGTCAAAAATCGCGGAGGAGATGTCGTGATTGAAACTATTCAAGCTAACACTTCAAATGACGTCGTTCAACTTGAGTTTCAGAACACAGACGGCACGATTGTGCACCAGCTCATAGACTACAAATCC GAGGCACAGATTTTCCGAGCCCATGTTTTGTGGGAAGAGGAGCAAGGGTTTTCTCAGTACAAGCCACAAGTTCTATGTTTTGTTACCCGATTTAACAAGAATGAGTTTATATCGGCTGATGCTATGTCCAAACTCCGACAG AAAAACCCAACAGCCATCCGTCAGCCAGAGGAAGAGCGGCCGCCAGAGTTACACACGATGGACACTCAGGTTTTCCAAGACCGTGGGGGTCTTATCTCCCCATACCTCACCAATACCTGTAGTGACTCTGGTGACACCATATACACCAAGGAAAGTGACATCAGACTGTGGGCTAGAG CCCCAGGGAGAGATGGACTTATGGGCACTGTCCAGCGACTTTACCCGACCAAATACCAGCACTGCCACCAGGTCGAGGACGTCACCAAGCCGTGTTTGTGTACATATAGCCTCACTGTGGGCTGGTATCCGTGTGGTCTGAAATACTGTCGTGGAAAGGATTCCACTGGCAAATATGTCAGCTACCGATGTGGTATTAAAACCTGCAAACGACATCTGTCCTTTGACTTTGTATCTAAGCagaaaatgttttgtatgtggGATGAGACCTGA
- the LOC117344053 gene encoding pyridoxal phosphate phosphatase PHOSPHO2-like produces the protein MIYKLLEFFTRRHYININKMTGRLLLAFDFDHTMVDENSDLWVKRLAPGGELPQEIEDKYSDDGWTHYMGTIFQYLHSTGVKQSDIQQCLTEIPLTSGFKQLLDHAHKQGHECIVISDSNSTFIQYILEHYNLENIVSKVYTNPAEFDTEGCLQIDFYHHQDWCDLSTENLCKGHILTEHIRQQASLGHTYSHVVYVGDGSNDLCPSLTLSDNDYVCPRVNLRLWKKVNAILAGEEKYKKYSLKAKVLEWESGTEILKLIKELESEK, from the exons ATGATTTATAAACTTTTGGAGTTCTTCACTCGACGCCATTACATTAACATCAACAAG ATGACTGGAAGACTACTACTAGCGTTTGACTTTGACCATACAATGGTTGACGAGAACAGTGACCTGTGGGTGAAAAGACTTGCCCCTGGGGGAGAACTACCACAGGAGATCGAGGACAAATACAGCGATGATGGCTGGACTCATTATATGGGCACCATATTCCAGTACCTCCATAGTACAGGTGTCAAACAGTCTGATATCCAGCAATGCCTCACCGAGATACCTCTCACTAGTGGATTTAAACAACTACTTGATCATGCACACAAACAAGGTCATGAGTGCATTGTCATTTCTGACTCAAACTCAACATTTATTCAATACATCTTAGAGCATTACAATTTAGAAAATATAGTTTCTAAAGTATACACTAACCCAGCTGAGTTTGATACGGAGGGTTGTCTGCAAATCGACTTCTACCACCACCAGGACTGGTGTGATCTTAGCACCGAGAACTTGTGCAAGGGCCACATTCTCACAGAACACATCAGGCAGCAGGCTTCACTAGGCCATACCTACAGTCATGTGGTTTATGTTGGGGATGGCTCCAATGACCTTTGTCCCTCTCTGACCTTGTCAGATAATGATTATGTCTGCCCTAGAGTTAATCTACGTCTGTGGAAGAAGGTTAATGCCATTCTCGCTGGTGAAGAGAAATATAAAAAGTATAGTCTGAAAGCCAAGGTACTGGAATGGGAATCTGGAACAGAAATTTTGAAACTAATCAAAGAACTGGAATCTGAAAAgtga